From the genome of Adhaeribacter pallidiroseus:
TGTTCTCGGTTTAATGTAAATAAATTTTGATTAAAACAATTAATAAAACAAGAGATAGAAAGTTAGTCTTTACTGATATTTAAATTATTTTTCCCAGAAGCATCCTGGATTAATCAAATTTTATTACATTAATTTTCTTGAACACCCGTGTTATTAAAAGCTTTAAATTATATTTATTAAGTTACTTAAACACTAGGTCTTTATTAGACACTAGTAACCCTTGTAAAACACGAAATTAACCGGTTAAGATTTCTATGAAATAAACTAAAATAAAGTTAACGCCTGTTTCCGGCCGATGCTGATTTGCTGTTTGGTTGGCTCTGTCCCGATTTTTTAGGTTGTATTTATCTGCATCCGCTTATTGCTTTAAATGCCATACCAACAGCTGCCAATAGATTACATGTAGATTAGATCTGCTTATAAATTTATTTTAACGACCAAAATTTAAATAAATACTCAAAATAAGCTTATATAAAATTAAAATTATTATAATTAGTAGCTCATTGTACTGATTATTCATTACGTGAAGGATGCATATACTTTGTTATTTAATTCTGATTCAAGGGAGAAGCTGAAAACACAAAGCTATGACTTCAGCAACCTGAAACTTTTATAATCTGCCTTTACCTAAACTAAACGTTAATTTATCCGAATCCATGAAACAAATTTTACTTGCTTTACTTGCCAGTGCTTGTACTACTGGGTGTACTTTGCCTTTATCCACTACCGCTTACAACCAACACGAAGGCTACCACGCCATTAATGCTACGTATACCGCTGGCCGTACAGGAGCCGTATTGCGGAAATATCCTAAAGTTTTTACACCCATATTAAAAAATGTTCGCGTGGGCGATACGCTTTACGTACATGGCCGGATCAATCATGACTGGTACGTTGTAAGAAGAAGCGGGAAAAAGTATTTTGCTCCTTACCGCGATATTTACGCTTTTAGTATTGCCGATATTGTGGCGCGGCCACAGTTAGATTCCTTCGCCGTACAGCTCACCCCCATCCCGCTGTTGGCGGAGTAAAAATAATTATGTAGCCGGCATCTTGCTTTTTAAGGCCAGGAAAACTAAAATTTTAAAATTCACTAAATTTTGTTTTGCCCGATGGCAACTATTTACCCGGTTTCACTCGTCTTTTTAGTAGCAAAGAGCAGCGCCACTAAAAAGACGGAACAATGCTGAGTTTAAAAGATTTTAACCATTTAACTCATCTGGAAAAAATGGTTTACCTTAAAAAATGGGGTACGTATTTAGCAATTCGTCAAACTTCGGTTTTTGAAATAAAACTCTTTTATGTGAATAACTTTTATGTGGAGCTTTATTTCCGATCCAGTCAGGATAAGTGCGAATACATCGGCAACTTTGATGACACCACCATGCTGGAACCTTATTTAAGAGGTATTCAATTAGATATCAGTTCTTAATTTCGGAACAACCTCGCCCATTTAGGCAGCAATATTTTTAAAAAATACTTTTAATAAATAACTTTTCCGGAAAACAACTACCCGAAAACAATTATCTATTTATAGCTGCATTTATTTACAAGCCACTCTTAGCCGGGTGGCTTTTTAGTTTTATTCCTTCGTGTCAGCAGCCATTAGTAAAATGTTGCGTTGTAGTTTAATCCACAAGTTTGGCCCCTGTGCAAGTAAACCCCCGCCGCCCCTAACCACAGATCAGGAGGCGCAGGATTTTCTTGGCTTAAGGTATTTACGTAACCCAAAATGGTTCTGTAA
Proteins encoded in this window:
- a CDS encoding SH3 domain-containing protein, yielding MKQILLALLASACTTGCTLPLSTTAYNQHEGYHAINATYTAGRTGAVLRKYPKVFTPILKNVRVGDTLYVHGRINHDWYVVRRSGKKYFAPYRDIYAFSIADIVARPQLDSFAVQLTPIPLLAE